In the genome of Roseimicrobium gellanilyticum, one region contains:
- a CDS encoding response regulator: protein MSTPLTILIVDDHFVVRSGLSASLEVESDIVVIGEAKRGDEVLQAYQRRRPDVVLMDLQLPGLSGVQATAALRAHDPQARILVYSTFARDDEVQAALDAGAAGYVQKSALRDELLSALRRVAAGGEYLPAELAQRLANLRQSATITSREREILALIANGHANKQIAALFEISEDTVKRHVSHILEKLNVNDRAQATAEAIRRGIIKV, encoded by the coding sequence ATGAGTACTCCACTGACCATTCTCATCGTGGATGACCACTTTGTGGTGCGCAGCGGCCTGTCAGCCTCACTCGAAGTCGAGAGTGACATCGTGGTCATCGGTGAGGCAAAGCGCGGTGACGAAGTGCTGCAGGCATATCAGCGCAGGCGACCGGATGTAGTCTTGATGGACTTGCAGCTTCCCGGGCTGAGCGGCGTGCAGGCTACGGCTGCGCTCCGTGCCCACGATCCGCAGGCGCGCATCCTCGTGTACTCCACCTTCGCACGCGACGATGAAGTGCAGGCAGCGCTGGACGCCGGTGCTGCGGGCTACGTGCAAAAATCCGCCCTGCGCGATGAATTGCTCTCCGCTCTACGGCGCGTTGCCGCAGGCGGAGAATATCTGCCGGCGGAGCTCGCTCAACGCCTCGCAAATCTGCGACAGAGTGCCACGATCACTTCACGTGAGCGAGAAATCCTCGCGCTCATCGCCAACGGTCACGCCAACAAACAAATCGCGGCGTTGTTCGAGATTTCCGAGGACACGGTGAAGCGGCACGTGAGCCACATTCTGGAAAAGCTCAACGTGAATGACCGCGCCCAAGCGACTGCCGAAGCCATTCGGCGCGGGATCATCAAGGTGTGA
- a CDS encoding DUF1269 domain-containing protein — MSNLIVIGFNNETDAFEMRAALAKMQAQYLIEMEDAVVVTRDARGKVQLHQAVSLTATGAIGGAFWGTLIGMLFFNPLLGAAVGAGSGALSGKLTDLGINDEFMKELGATLKEGTSALFVLVRKSTPDKVLEGLKAFAGKGRIIQTSLTKDNEQELRKFIEAQ; from the coding sequence ATGAGCAACCTTATCGTCATCGGCTTCAACAACGAAACGGACGCTTTTGAAATGCGTGCGGCACTCGCAAAGATGCAGGCACAGTATCTGATAGAAATGGAGGACGCGGTCGTCGTGACGCGTGATGCCAGGGGCAAGGTGCAATTGCATCAGGCAGTGAGCCTGACTGCGACGGGGGCGATTGGGGGGGCCTTCTGGGGAACCCTGATTGGGATGTTGTTCTTCAATCCGCTGCTGGGCGCAGCTGTGGGCGCCGGCTCGGGCGCACTTTCCGGGAAGCTCACGGATCTAGGGATCAATGACGAGTTCATGAAGGAACTGGGAGCGACCTTGAAAGAAGGCACCTCTGCGCTGTTTGTGCTCGTGCGCAAGTCCACGCCAGACAAGGTCCTGGAAGGACTGAAGGCTTTTGCGGGGAAGGGACGGATCATTCAGACCTCGCTTACCAAGGACAATGAACAAGAACTCCGGAAATTCATCGAGGCGCAATAG